The Rhinoraja longicauda isolate Sanriku21f chromosome 19, sRhiLon1.1, whole genome shotgun sequence genome includes a window with the following:
- the LOC144602975 gene encoding uncharacterized protein LOC144602975 — protein sequence MAVADLIVLIFEVILSEISDGYFPFSFLNLSHICKLRIFFNCVSIDWSVWLTVTFTFDRFVTICNLNLRAKYCTEKTAAVVIGVTCSLSVIQNIPVYLFLIPLYNIDNVAWYCWITSDVYTTPIWVALSMIETILTPVGPMLLIILLNALTIKHIIHANRVRCGLRGNKKAESGADQEVENRRKSIVLLLAISGNFVLLWMVTFVCFTSVYFLDVHLLGSDNNDPFTIAEQSGYMLRALSACTNTFIYGVSQNKFREELKHVIKRPFVFFCNSIKSI from the coding sequence ATggccgtagctgatttaattGTACTGATATTCGAGGTAATTCTCTCTGAAATTTCTGATGGCTATTTTCCATTTTCATTCCTCAACTTATCTCACATTTGTAAGCTACGCATTTTCTTTAATTGTGTTTCCATTGATTGGTCTGTCTGGTTAACCGTaactttcaccttcgatcgatttgtcaCTATTTGTAACCTGAATTTAcgagcaaaatattgcactgagaaaactgcGGCTGTGGTGATAGGAGTGACGTGTTCCTTAAGTGTTATTCAAAATATTCCAGTGTATCTTTTCCTCATACCTCTATACAATATTGACAACGTGGCGTGGTACTGTTGGATAACATCAGACGTCTACACCACACCAATATGGGTAGCACTTTCGATGATCGAAACGATTTTAACCCCAGTTGGACCAATGTTACTGATTATTCTGCTCAACGCGCTGACAATCAAGCACATTATACACGCCAATAGAGTGAGGTGCGGTCTCCGAGGGAACAAAAAGGCAGAGAGCGGCGCagatcaagaggtggagaaccGAAGGAAGTCCATCGTTCTATTGTTGGCCATATCCGGTAACTTTGTACTACTTTGGATGGTGACCTTCGTGTGTTTCACGAGTGTATATTTCTTAGACGTTCATCTTTTAGGTTCAGATAACAACGACCCATTTACAATTGCAGAACagtccggatatatgctgagagctctgagtgcttgcaccaacacgtttatttatggggtgtcccagAACAAATTCAGGGAAGAATTAAAACATGTGATTAAAAGACCATTCGTTTTCTTTTGCAATTCAATAAAGTCTATTTAA